The Sceloporus undulatus isolate JIND9_A2432 ecotype Alabama chromosome 7, SceUnd_v1.1, whole genome shotgun sequence genome segment GTGAGGCTCAAAGGTCCATCTGGGAGTAGGGCCCCTCTTGCCAAACCCAGCCATGGGGAGAGataggagaaggagggaaaggaggcaaGGGGTTGAAGGTTTCCACTCCACTGGGAaagagtggagggtgagccctgtACCCATCGATGGAGTAGGGCTGGGGAAGTGCGACAGGGGCATGGAGCAGGTACCTGGTGGGTGGAGGAGGGCTAGGAGGCTGGTAATGGAAGTAGTAAGGAAAAGGAGGTGGTGGAGGGGGTACTTGGGGTACCCGGGCACGTCTCCTCCATCCCCGGTAGTTGCCCCTCTCGAAGGCGCTTTGGAAAGCCGGATTGATGCTCCACAGGTTGCCCCTTTTGCCCTCACCCCTTGGCATGGGCACCTTGAGGAAGCACTCgttgaggctgagattgtgtcgCACACAGTTCTGCCAGCCTTTCTCTTCCAAGCGGTAGTAAGGGAAGCGCCTGGTGATGGCACGGTAGATGGCGCGCAAAGGGAGCCGGCCTTCGGGGCTCTCCCGCAGGGCCAACGCGATCAGGGCCG includes the following:
- the LOC121936663 gene encoding forkhead box protein E3-like isoform X1, with protein sequence MEQDPNAEATAAVEQQGSSEAQGSEGTTKPLTKAIRPPFTYTALIALALRESPEGRLPLRAIYRAITRRFPYYRLEEKGWQNCVRHNLSLNECFLKVPMPRGEGKRGNLWSINPAFQSAFERGNYRGWRRRARVPQVPPPPPPFPYYFHYQPPSPPPPTRYLLHAPVALPQPYSIDGYRAHPPLFPSGVETFNPLPPFPPSPISPHGWVWQEGPYSQMDL
- the LOC121936663 gene encoding forkhead box protein I2-like isoform X2, which gives rise to MEQDPNAEATAAVEQQGSSEAQGSEGTTKPLTKAIRPPFTYTALIALALRESPEGRLPLRAIYRAITRRFPYYRLEEKGWQNCVRHNLSLNECFLKVPMPRGEGKRGNLWSINPAFQSAFERGNYRGWRRRARVPQVPPPPPPFPYYFHYQPPSPPPPTRR